Proteins from a genomic interval of Bacillota bacterium:
- a CDS encoding GIY-YIG nuclease family protein, which produces MSHYVYILRCCDGSLYTGYSTDPERRLKEHQEGNGARYTRGRRPVKLLGFLEFDSRSEAMAAEAAIKRCSHQKKLAILTGAEGQIEAPTQNR; this is translated from the coding sequence ATGTCGCATTACGTTTATATCCTTCGTTGCTGCGATGGCAGCCTTTATACCGGATATTCCACAGACCCTGAGCGGCGGCTAAAAGAACACCAAGAGGGCAACGGTGCTCGCTATACGAGAGGACGGCGTCCGGTAAAGCTCTTGGGCTTTCTTGAATTTGACTCGCGGTCGGAAGCCATGGCGGCCGAAGCAGCCATCAAACGGTGCAGTCACCAAAAGAAGCTGGCAATATTGACCGGGGCAGAGGGGCAGATTGAAGCCCCTACCCAAAACCGCTGA